In a single window of the Phoenix dactylifera cultivar Barhee BC4 unplaced genomic scaffold, palm_55x_up_171113_PBpolish2nd_filt_p 000207F, whole genome shotgun sequence genome:
- the LOC103717743 gene encoding probably inactive leucine-rich repeat receptor-like protein kinase At5g06940: protein MNISTTNPIQSFEGWRKTREKTYIFPMATTFPPPPPNHHHHHHHHHHHHLLLLLLLLLSSSTTSTSTSEADILLSFRFSLLDPSSALSNWSPNITHLCNWTGITCSKPSPPSVTSLDLHSFNLSGELSSSLCQLPQLSHLNLANNLFNQPIPLHLSECTSLLTLNLSNSLLWGTLPDQLSQLSSLTVLDLSRNHFEGQIPLVLGSLQDLQVLDLGSNSFSGTLHPSVFKNLSQLVHLDLSVNPLTSELPEEIGKLSSLRWVLMQNSGFYGGIPESFAGLPELEFLDLSQNNLTGKIPLGFGLGLGKLASLDLSVNKLSGSFPADVCYGNALAELSLHDNSFTGLVPASIEKCSSLARFQVQDNGFFGDFPSGLWSLPEIKLIRAENNRFSGRIPDLVGVPSRLEQVQIDNNSFTGSIPRGLGLIHTMYRFSASLNGFSGELPENFCDSPVMSIISLSHNSLTGSIPELRNCKKLVSLSLADNSFSGAIPTSLGHLPVLTYIDLSNNKLSGEIPEELQNLKLALFNVSYNQLSGSVPSSLISGLPASILEGNPGLCGPGLPNPCNVQRKKRSSRTRGLIFALIVICFAVSFMVLAAGYFVVYRSSRKKSHSSSWKSVFFYPLRITEEELLMALDQKNTIGRGAFGKVHVVQLPGGEFVAVKRLENCGNLSLRVVKAEIKTLAKARHKNLVRLLGFCYSEGMVLLIHEYMQKGSLGDVLRRSELLLEWSGRLQIALGAARGLAYLHKDYVPHILHRNMKSNNILLDDDFEPKITAFGLDRVVGEVSYKSSMVSELGSCCYMAPEHGCSKKPTEQMDVYSFGVVLLELITGRQAEQPESREALDVVKWVRRKVNMMNGAFQVLDARITSSAQQEMLGALDLALRCTSVMPEKRPTMDEVVRSLLSLQPIAQPSGVSSGELSISDGH, encoded by the exons ATGAATATATCCACTACAAATCCAATACAATCCTTTGAAGGGTGGAGGAAAACCAGAGAGAAAACATACATTTTTCCAATGGCCACCACCTTccctccaccaccaccaaaccaccaccaccaccaccaccaccaccaccaccaccacctcctcctcctcctcctcctcctcctctcttcttccacaACCTCCACCTCTACCTCAGAAGCAGACATCCTCCTCTCCTTCAGGTTTTCCCTATTGGACCCCAGCTCAGCCCTCTCCAACTGGTCTCCTAACATCACCCACCTTTGCAACTGGACTGGAATCACTTGCTCCAAGCCCTCCCCACCTTCAGTCACCTCTCTGGACCTCCACAGCTTCAATCTCTCTGGCgagctctcctcctccctctgccAGCTCCCCCAGCTCTCCCACCTCAACCTTGCTAATAACCTCTTCAACCAGCCCATCCCCCTCCACCTCTCTGAGTGCACCTCTCTGCTCACCCTCAACCTCAGCAACAGCCTCCTCTGGGGCACTCTCCCAGACCAGCTCTCTCAGCTTTCCTCTCTCACTGTGCTTGACCTCAGCAGGAACCATTTCGAAGGCCAGATCCCGCTCGTCTTGGGATCCTTGCAAGACCTCCAAGTTCTCGACTTGGGGAGCAACTCCTTCTCAGGTACCCTGCACCCTTCTGTCTTCAAGAATTTGAGCCAGTTAGTCCACCTCGACCTCTCGGTCAATCCTTTGACATCTGAGTTGCCCGAAGAGATTGGAAAGCTAAGCAGTTTGAGATGGGTCTTAATGCAAAACTCTGGTTTTTATGGTGGGATCCCCGAGTCCTTTGCTGGCTTGCCTGAGCTGGAGTTCCTGGATCTCTCCCAGAACAATCTAACGGGAAAGATACCTCTGGGGTTCGGGTTGGGCCTTGGGAAGCTGGCTTCTTTGGATTTATCAGTGAACAAGCTCTCTGGGTCCTTCCCTGCTGATGTTTGCTACGGTAATGCTCTTGCGGAACTTAGCCTCCATGACAACTCTTTCACCGGTTTGGTGCCTGCTAGTATTGAGAAATGTTCAAGTCTTGCGAGGTTTCAGGTGCAGGATAACGGGTTCTTTGGAGACTTTCCATCCGGGTTATGGTCATTGCCGGAGATAAAGCTTATTAGAGCTGAGAACAATCGATTCTCGGGGCGGATACCTGATTTGGTTGGAGTGCCTTCTCGACTTGAGCAAGTTCAGATAGATAACAACAGCTTCACAGGTAGCATTCCTCGGGGTCTTGGGCTGATTCACACAATGTACAGGTTTTCTGCATCGCTTAATGGTTTCTCCGGAGAACTCCCGGAGAATTTCTGCGACTCGCCTGTCATGAGTATCATCAGCCTCTCCCATAATTCTCTCACGGGTTCAATTCCAGAGCTTAGGAATTGCAAAAAGTTGGTATCTTTATCATTGGCAGATAATAGTTTCTCAGGAGCAATTCCAACTTCTCTGGGGCATTTGCCAGTACTGACATACATCGATCTTTCCAACAACAAACTCAGCGGTGAGATCCCGGAAGAGCTACAGAACTTGAAGCTTGCGTTGTTCAATGTCTCCTATAACCAGCTATCAGGCAGCGTCCCATCCTCTCTAATTTCAGGTCTCCCAGCTTCAATCCTAGAAGGAAATCCTGGCCTTTGTGGACCTGGGTTGCCCAACCCATGCAATGTCCAACGAAAAAAACGAAGCTCTCGAACCAGAGGTTTGATTTTTGCTTTGATCGTGATATGCTTTGCTGTCAGCTTCATGGTATTAGCTGCTGGATACTTTGTGGTGTATCGCTCATCTAGAAAGAAATCCCATTCTAGCAGCTGGAAATCAGTGTTCTTTTACCCTCTCAGAATCACCGAAGAGGAACTTCTGATGGCTTTAGATCAAAAGAACACCATTGGTAGAGGGGCATTTGGAAAAGTTCATGTGGTTCAGCTGCCTGGTGGAGAATTTGTTGCTGTAAAGAGGCTAGAGAACTGTGGTAATTTGTCTCTCAGAGTGGTGAAGGCTGAAATTAAGACATTGGCTAAGGCCAGGCACAAGAACCTTGTTAGGTTGTTGGGTTTTTGCTACTCAGAAGGTATGGTCCTTCTCATTCATGAATATATGCAGAAAGGGAGCTTGGGAGATGTCCTTCGCAGATCAGAGTTATTGTTAGAGTGGAGTGGGCGCTTGCAAATTGCTTTAGGGGCTGCTCGAGGCTTAGCTTACCTTCACAAGGATTATGTCCCTCACATACTTCATCGGAATATGAAGTCCAATAACATTCTTCTTGATGATGATTTTGAGCCAAAGATTACTGCCTTTGGGCTTGACCGTGTTGTTGGGGAGGTCTCGTATAAATCGTCGATGGTTTCTGAGTTGGGTTCCTGTTGCTACATGGCACCAG AGCATGGCTGTAGCAAGAAACCAACAGAGCAAATGGATGTCTATAGCTTTGGAGTCGTGTTGCTGGAACTCATCACAGGGAGGCAAGCCGAGCAGCCTGAATCCAGGGAGGCTCTTGACGTTGTCAAGTGGGTAAGAAGGAAAGTAAACATGATGAATGGAGCTTTTCAAGTATTAGACGCAAGAATCACCAGCTCAGCCCAGCAAGAGatgttaggagccctagatcttGCTCTTCGTTGCACTTCAGTCATGCCTGAGAAAAGGCCTACCATGGATGAGGTTGTCCGGTCATTGCTGTCGCTCCAGCCTATTGCCCAACCATCAGGGGTTTCCTCAGGTGAGTTATCTATCTCTGATGGCCACTGA